In Cheilinus undulatus linkage group 14, ASM1832078v1, whole genome shotgun sequence, a genomic segment contains:
- the vegfab gene encoding vascular endothelial growth factor Ab isoform X1 translates to MNIIDSLTLLFLTLSAVKSAHIPRETERGPHDVIPLMEVYNKSLCQPRELLVEILQEYPEEVEHIFIPSCVVLTRCAGCCNDEMLQCMPTSSYNITMEIKRIKPQRQQNDIFMSFTEHSACECRLKKEVKEQKEKKPRKEKGKGQKRKRKKNRDKTIHDAVCEPCCDHCSERRRRLFVQDPATCRCSCKHTDEYCRDRQLELNERTCKCDKPRR, encoded by the exons AGCGCCCACATACCGAGGGAAACAGAAAGAGGTCCACATGACG TGATCCCTTTGATGGAGGTCTACAATAAGAGTTTGTGCCAGCCACGAGAGCTGCTGGTGGAGATCCTGCAGGAGTATCCGGAGGAGGTGGAGCACATCTTCATCCCGTCCTGCGTGGTGTTAACGCGCTGCGCTGGCTGCTGCAACGATGAGATGCTACAGTGCATGCCTACATCGAGCTACAACATAACAATGGAG attaaaagaataaaacccCAAAGGCaacaaaatgatattttcatgaGTTTTACAGAACACAGCGCATGTGAGTGTAG gttaaagaaagaagtgaaagaacagaaagaaaa AAAACCCCGGAAAGAAAAGGGCAAAGGCCAAAAGAGAAAACGAAAGAAAAACCGCGACAAAACAATTCATGATGC TGTTTGTGAGCCATGTTGCGATCACTGCTCGGAAAGGAGGAGGCGTTTATTCGTACAGGATCCCGCAACCTGTCGGTGCTCCTGCAAACACACGGACGAATACTGTAGAGACCGCCAGCTAGAGCTCAATGAGAGGACCTGCAA aTGTGACAAGCCCAGAAGATGA
- the vegfab gene encoding vascular endothelial growth factor Ab isoform X2, which produces MNIIDSLTLLFLTLSAVKSAHIPRETERGPHDVIPLMEVYNKSLCQPRELLVEILQEYPEEVEHIFIPSCVVLTRCAGCCNDEMLQCMPTSSYNITMEIKRIKPQRQQNDIFMSFTEHSACECRLKKEVKEQKENVCEPCCDHCSERRRRLFVQDPATCRCSCKHTDEYCRDRQLELNERTCKCDKPRR; this is translated from the exons AGCGCCCACATACCGAGGGAAACAGAAAGAGGTCCACATGACG TGATCCCTTTGATGGAGGTCTACAATAAGAGTTTGTGCCAGCCACGAGAGCTGCTGGTGGAGATCCTGCAGGAGTATCCGGAGGAGGTGGAGCACATCTTCATCCCGTCCTGCGTGGTGTTAACGCGCTGCGCTGGCTGCTGCAACGATGAGATGCTACAGTGCATGCCTACATCGAGCTACAACATAACAATGGAG attaaaagaataaaacccCAAAGGCaacaaaatgatattttcatgaGTTTTACAGAACACAGCGCATGTGAGTGTAG gttaaagaaagaagtgaaagaacagaaagaaaa TGTTTGTGAGCCATGTTGCGATCACTGCTCGGAAAGGAGGAGGCGTTTATTCGTACAGGATCCCGCAACCTGTCGGTGCTCCTGCAAACACACGGACGAATACTGTAGAGACCGCCAGCTAGAGCTCAATGAGAGGACCTGCAA aTGTGACAAGCCCAGAAGATGA